The genomic interval ACGTCGCCAGCGTCCCGCTCGCGTGCCTCACGTTGCTCATCGCGCTCGTCGGGCTCGCCTTCCGGCTGCCCGGCACCGCGGCGCTCGCCGGCGCGGGCGTGGCCGGCGTCATGGGCCTCAACTGGGAGTTCCTGACCGCGATCCGCCGCGCCGACGGCTGGCTGCGCATGCTGGCGGCCGTGCCGGTGCTGTGGGCCGAGCTGCTGGTCGCCGGCGCCGGCACGGCCGCCGGGATGGCGTCGTACCCGTTCGGGCGGCGTTACTAGGGTTCCGCACAAGGAGACGACCGTACATGGGCTACCTCGACTACCTGCAGCACGGCACGAAGCTGTTCCGCAAGAAGGGCCAGCTCCCCGTGTATCTCGTCTACTTCATCACCGACGCCTGCAACGCGAAGTGCAAGCACTGTCTGCTCGCCGACGGCGCGCATCCCGGATGGGAAGAGCCGTCGATGACGTACCGCAAGCAGGAGCTCTCGCTCGAGGAGATCGACAAGGTGAGCGCCAGCATGGGGAAGGGGAGTCTGATGTTCCTCCTGCCCACCGGCGGCGAGCCCTTCCTGCGCAAGGACATCGGCGAGATCGTCAAGATCTTCCACAAGAACACGGGCGTGCGGAACGTCGGCATCCCGACCAACGGCTCGACGACGGCGCGCACCGTCTCGATCGTGAAGGACCTGGTCGAGTCGTGCCCGGACCTGGATCTCCACATCGACGTCTCGCTCGACGGCGTGGGCGAGCTGCACGACGAGATCCGCGTCTTCCCCGGGCTCTTCAAGCGTTCGATCGAGACCTACAAGGCGCTGCGTGAGGTCGAGAAGCACCACAAGAACTTCAGCGTCCAAGTGGAGACGACGGTCTCCAAGCACAACGAAGACGTGCTGATCGAGAACTACGAGTGGTTCCGCAAGAACCTCGACGTCGACACGGTCTTCACGTTGCTCACGCGGGGCTCGCCGAAGGAGCCGCTCACGAAGTTCTTCGACGTGGAGAAGTACCAGGCGTACGCCGACCACATGGAGCGCGAATACAAGAGCGGGTCGCTCAGCGGCTACGACCACTTCCCGTTCGCGGACTTCATCAACGCGAAGCGCATCCTGCGACACAACTTGATCGCGAAGATCGTCCGCACGAACGAGTACCAGATCCCGTGCTACGCCGGGAACCTCGGGGGCGCGATGTTCGCCAACGGCGACATCTACCCGTGCGAGCTCCTGATCGACCGCAAGCTCGGCAACATCCGGGACGCCGGCTACGACTTCAAGAAGATCTGGTTCAGCAAGGAAGCCGAGGCGAGCCGGAAGTTCATCCGCGAATCGAAGTGCTTCTGCACGTACGAGTGCTTCCTCACCATCAACATCCTGTTCAACCCCATGATGATGCCCGCGGTGCTGAAGGAGTGGTCGAGCCTCAAGATGCGGAAGCTGTGGCGGCGCCTGTCGGGAAAACCCGCGCCCGCGTCCCTCGCGACCTGCGGCGCCAAATCCGCCACCTCGGCCGCCGCCGGCGCGGCCTGACGTCGACGACGGCAGAGATCGGAGGCCTCCCATGTTCCTCGGTAAGCGCATCTCGGTCGTGATTCCGTGCCACAACGAAGAAGAGGGCGTACGTGCGGTCATCGAGCAGATGCCGCCGGTGGTCGACGAGATCCTGGTGGTCGACAACGCGTCGACCGACCGGACCTCCGAGGTCGCGCAGTCGCTCGGCGCGCGGGTCGTCTTCGAGGGGCGCAAGGGCTACGGCCGCGCCTACCGGACGGGCTTCGCGAAGGCGCGCGGCGACGTCATCGTCACGATGGACGGCGATGGGACGTACCCGCCGAACTCGATCCCGCTCCTCGTCCAGGTGCTGGTCACCGAGAAGCTCGACTTCATGACCGCGCGGCGTTGGCGCTCCAAGAGCGACAAGTCGAAGAGCCCGCTGCGCCTGCTCGGCAACGCCGTCCTCTCGAGCGCGACGATGGTGCTCTTCCGGCGCTTCCTGGTCGATTCCCAGTCGGGCATGTGGGTGTTCCGGCGCGATGCGCTGCCGCTCTTCCAGCCCGAGAGCGACACCATGGCGCTCTCGCAGGAAATCAAGATCCTCGCCTTCACGAACCCGAAGGTGCGCTGCCTGGAGATGCCGATCTACTACGGCGAGCGCGTGGGGGAGAGTAAGCTCAACCTGTGGAAGGACGGCTTCGGAAACCTGTTCCAGCTCTTCAAGCTGCGGATGACGCTCGGCCGCCGGCGGCGGGCGGGCGCGACCGTGACGCCGCTTCCGGCCGCCGACGACGCGGCGGTGGAGCAGCCGGAGAAGGTTCGGGCATCCCAGAGCAGCTGACGCGGCGGGCGGCCTGGCGCCCGGGGAGCGACGCATGATCGCGGGCGCCGCGTACGTCGTGCTGGTGCTGGCGCTCTTCGTCCGCTTCCGAGATCCGGCGGCGCCGGCGCCGCTCGGCGCGACGCCCGGGGTCGGAGAGCCGCTGCGGCTGGTCGCCGTCCATCATGCGATCTTCTACGCGCTCCTGCTCGTGGTGTGTCCGGTCGAGGCACTCCTCACCGGCGGCGCACCGGGCGGACGTCTCATGGGGGGGCTCTTGTTCGCGGCCGGCGTCGCCCTCTATCGCTGGGGGGTGGCGGCGCTCGGCGACGCGCTCTCGCCGCTGGTCGGCCCGCGGCCGGACGGCCGCCTCGTGACCGAGGGGCCGTACCGGCTGGTTCGCCATCCGATGTATCTGGGGCAGCTCCTGATCGCGTTCGGCGCCCCGCTGACCCTCGGCTGTCGCTACGCGCTCGCAGTGTCGTCTGCCGCGGCAATCGTGCTGGTCGTTCGCGTTCGATTGGAAGAGAATGCGCTCGCGCATGCGTACCCCGAGTATCGACGGTACGCAGGACGCGCATGGCGGCTCATTCCCTTCGTGTTCTGACGCGTCGAAATTTGCGACCCCCCATGAACTCGGTTAGTCAATCACGGTGGCGCTCGGCATGACGTTCCCGAAGCTCCTCGTCATCGGGCTCGACTCGGCGGCGCCGGCCCTCGTGTTCGACCGCTGGCGGGACGAGCTGCCTACGCTGCGCGCGCTCCGGGAGCGAGGGGCCTGCGGCCGGCTCCTGTCGACCAATCCGCCCATCACCGTGCCGGCGTGGACGGCGATGATGGCGAGCCGCGATCCGGGCGAGCTCGGCTTCTACGGCTTCCGCAACCGCAAGGACCACTCGTACGACGGCTACGCGTTCGCGAACTCGGCGCTCGTCAAGTACCCGCGCCTGTGGGACTGGCTCGGGGCCGCGGGCAAGCACTGCGTCGTGCTCGGCGTGCCGCAGACCTACCCGCCGACGCCCATCAACGGCGAGATGGTGACCTGCTTTCTCACCCCGTCGACGAAGGCACAGTACACCCATCCGCCGGAGCTGAAGGCCGAGGTCGAGGCGGTGACGCACGGCTACGTGCTCGACGTCGACGACTTCCGGACGCCCGACAAGGAGCGCCTGCTCGCGCGCTGCTACGAGAAGACCGACAAGCACCTCTTGCTCGCCAAGCACCTCATGCGCACGCGGCCGTGGGACTTCTTCATGCTGGTCGAGATGGGTGTGGACCGGATGCACCACGGGTTCTGGAGCTACATGGACCCGGAGCACCACAAGTACGAGGCGGGCAATCCGTTCGAGAGCGCGATGCTCGACTACTACCGCCACGTCGATCGCCAGCTCGGAGAGATGCTCGCTCTCTGTCCGCCCGACACGCTCGTGCTCGTCGCCTCCGACCACGGCGCGCGCCGGATGGACGGCGGCATCTGCTTCAACGAGTGGCTCATGCGCGAGGGCTACCTCACGCTCGCCGAGCCGGTCACCAAGCCGACGCCCATCGGCAAGGTGAAGATCGACTGGGCCAGGACGAAGGCGTGGGGCGACGGCGGGTACTACGGCCGCCTCTTCATGAACGTGCGGGGCCGCGAGCCGTCGGGGACGATCGATCCCGCCGACTACGAGAAGGTGCGCTCGGACCTCGTCGCCGGCATCGAGGCGATCACGGACCCGCAGGGGCGGAAGATCGGCTCGAAGGCGTATCGGCCCGAGGACCTCTACCGAAAGGTGAACGGCGTCGCGCCCGATCTGATCGTCTACTTCGGCAACCTCGGCTGGCGCTCGGTCGGCGCGGTGGGCATGGGCGGCATCCACACGTTCGAGAACGACACCGGCCCGGACGAGGCCAACCACGACTGGCAGGGGCTCTTCATCCTCACCACCAACGGCGCGCCCGCGCCGCTGCGCGGCGTGCAGGAGGGCGTGACGATCTACGACGTCGCCCCCACGCTGCTGCGCCTGCTCGGGCAGCCGATTCCGGACGGCCTCGCCGGCCGTTCCATCGTCTGAGGCGCCGCCGTGCCGACCGTCGCCGTCGACATCCTGACCGGGTTTCTCGGAAGCGGAAAGACGACGCTGCTGCGCCACGTGCTCGATCACGGCCTGCGCGGCAAGCCGGTCGCCGTCATCATGAACGAGATCGGCGAGATCGGGATCGACGGCAAGGTGGTGACCGGCCTCTCTGCGGTCGAGAAGATGGTCGAGCTCTCGAGCGGCTGCATCTGCTGCACGATCGACGACTACCGGTTCGATCTCGCGATCCAGGAGATCGTCGACACCGTGCGCCCGCACGTGATCATCATCGAGTCGACGGGGCTCGCCGATCCCGAGCCGCTCGCCTATCGCGTGAAGACGGCCGGGCTCGGGCTCGACGCCGTCATCACGGTCGTGGATGCGGCACACGTCGATCGCCAGCTCGTCGAGGCCGAAGTGACGGCCGCGCAGATCCAGGCCGCCGACTTCCTGGTCGTGAACAAGCTCGACCTGGTCGACGAGCGTGCGCTGGGCGCGCTCGAGAAGCGGCTCGCGAAGATGAACCCGCGCGCCGAGCGCTTCCGCAGCGTGCGCGGCGCGATCGACAGCGAGCTCCTGTTCGCGACCGGGGTCGCGACCTTCCGCGACCGGACCCGCACCAGCTCGGGGCACCTACACGCCGACGGCATCGGGAGCTTCCTCTATCGGACCGCGCTCCCGCTCGATCAGGAACGCTTCACGCGCCTGCTCGATCGCCTGCCGCGCGAGGTGCTGCGCGCCAAGGGCGTCGTCCGCTTCGCCGGACGCGACTGGCAGGGCCTGTTCAACTTCACCTGCGGACGACACGAGCTCGCCTGGGTGAAGCTCCCGAACGTCGAGGAGACGCAGGCCGTGTTCATCGGCCGCGATCTCGATCGCCACGAGGCACGCATTCGGGCCGCGCTGGCGGCCTGCGAGACGCCGCAGGAGAGGAGCACGAACCATGTCTGAGCGTCGTCCCGAGGCGCCGCCGGAGCAGCCGGCCACGCCCCCATCGCCCGCCGACACGGGCTACACCGAAGAGGAAGAGGCCGAAGTCCAGAAGCGCCTCGAAGATCTCGGCTACGTCGAGTAGCGAAAGGAATGCCTTCCATGCAGGACCTGATCGACAAGATTCGGCGGCGCGACGCGCGCTGCGGGGTGATCGGCCTCGGCTACGTCGGGTTGCCGCTCGCGCTCGAGCTCGCGCGCGCGGGGTTCAAGGTGACCGGCATCGACCTCGACGAGCGCAAGATCAAGGCGATCACCGAGGGCCGGTCGTACATCGTCGACACGAAGGACGAGGAGATCCGCGAGCAGGTGTCGGCCGGGCGCTTCCGGGCGACGAGCGACTTTTCGATCATCTCGGAGCTCGACACGGTCAACATCTGCGTCCCGACGCCGCTGCGAAAGACCAAGGACCCCGACCTCACGTACGTCGTCTCGGCTGTGAACGAGATCAAGCAGCACCTGCGGCGCGGGCAGCTCGTGATCCTCGAGAGCACGACGTATCCCGGCACGACCGACGAGGTCGTCCGCCCGGTGCTCGAGTCGGGCGGGCTCGAGGCGGGCAAGGACTTCGCGCTCGCGTTCTCGCCCGAGCGCATCGACCCGGGCAACAAGCAGTTCAACACCAAGAACATCCCGAAGGTCGTCGGCGGCCACACCCCGACGTGCACCGCGGCGGCGAAGGCGCTCTACGAGGCGTCGGTCGACACCGTGATCCCCGTCTCCTCGACGCAGGTCGCTGAGATGGTGAAGCTCCTCGAGAACACCTTCCGCAGCGTGAACATCGGCCTGGTCAACGAGATCGCCATGATGTGCGGCGCCCTCAAGATCAACGTGTGGGAGGTGATCGACGCCGCGAAGACGAAGCCCTTCGGCTTCATGCCGTTCTATCCCGGGCCGGGGCTCGGCGGGCACTGCATCCCGATCGACCCCTTCTACCTCTCGTGGAAGGCGAAGATGAACGGCTTCGACGCGCGCTTCATCGAGCTCGCCGGCGCCA from Candidatus Eisenbacteria bacterium carries:
- a CDS encoding isoprenylcysteine carboxylmethyltransferase family protein, which gives rise to MIAGAAYVVLVLALFVRFRDPAAPAPLGATPGVGEPLRLVAVHHAIFYALLLVVCPVEALLTGGAPGGRLMGGLLFAAGVALYRWGVAALGDALSPLVGPRPDGRLVTEGPYRLVRHPMYLGQLLIAFGAPLTLGCRYALAVSSAAAIVLVVRVRLEENALAHAYPEYRRYAGRAWRLIPFVF
- a CDS encoding alkaline phosphatase family protein; translated protein: MALGMTFPKLLVIGLDSAAPALVFDRWRDELPTLRALRERGACGRLLSTNPPITVPAWTAMMASRDPGELGFYGFRNRKDHSYDGYAFANSALVKYPRLWDWLGAAGKHCVVLGVPQTYPPTPINGEMVTCFLTPSTKAQYTHPPELKAEVEAVTHGYVLDVDDFRTPDKERLLARCYEKTDKHLLLAKHLMRTRPWDFFMLVEMGVDRMHHGFWSYMDPEHHKYEAGNPFESAMLDYYRHVDRQLGEMLALCPPDTLVLVASDHGARRMDGGICFNEWLMREGYLTLAEPVTKPTPIGKVKIDWARTKAWGDGGYYGRLFMNVRGREPSGTIDPADYEKVRSDLVAGIEAITDPQGRKIGSKAYRPEDLYRKVNGVAPDLIVYFGNLGWRSVGAVGMGGIHTFENDTGPDEANHDWQGLFILTTNGAPAPLRGVQEGVTIYDVAPTLLRLLGQPIPDGLAGRSIV
- a CDS encoding radical SAM protein, which encodes MGYLDYLQHGTKLFRKKGQLPVYLVYFITDACNAKCKHCLLADGAHPGWEEPSMTYRKQELSLEEIDKVSASMGKGSLMFLLPTGGEPFLRKDIGEIVKIFHKNTGVRNVGIPTNGSTTARTVSIVKDLVESCPDLDLHIDVSLDGVGELHDEIRVFPGLFKRSIETYKALREVEKHHKNFSVQVETTVSKHNEDVLIENYEWFRKNLDVDTVFTLLTRGSPKEPLTKFFDVEKYQAYADHMEREYKSGSLSGYDHFPFADFINAKRILRHNLIAKIVRTNEYQIPCYAGNLGGAMFANGDIYPCELLIDRKLGNIRDAGYDFKKIWFSKEAEASRKFIRESKCFCTYECFLTINILFNPMMMPAVLKEWSSLKMRKLWRRLSGKPAPASLATCGAKSATSAAAGAA
- a CDS encoding GTP-binding protein, encoding MPTVAVDILTGFLGSGKTTLLRHVLDHGLRGKPVAVIMNEIGEIGIDGKVVTGLSAVEKMVELSSGCICCTIDDYRFDLAIQEIVDTVRPHVIIIESTGLADPEPLAYRVKTAGLGLDAVITVVDAAHVDRQLVEAEVTAAQIQAADFLVVNKLDLVDERALGALEKRLAKMNPRAERFRSVRGAIDSELLFATGVATFRDRTRTSSGHLHADGIGSFLYRTALPLDQERFTRLLDRLPREVLRAKGVVRFAGRDWQGLFNFTCGRHELAWVKLPNVEETQAVFIGRDLDRHEARIRAALAACETPQERSTNHV
- a CDS encoding glycosyltransferase family 2 protein gives rise to the protein MFLGKRISVVIPCHNEEEGVRAVIEQMPPVVDEILVVDNASTDRTSEVAQSLGARVVFEGRKGYGRAYRTGFAKARGDVIVTMDGDGTYPPNSIPLLVQVLVTEKLDFMTARRWRSKSDKSKSPLRLLGNAVLSSATMVLFRRFLVDSQSGMWVFRRDALPLFQPESDTMALSQEIKILAFTNPKVRCLEMPIYYGERVGESKLNLWKDGFGNLFQLFKLRMTLGRRRRAGATVTPLPAADDAAVEQPEKVRASQSS
- a CDS encoding nucleotide sugar dehydrogenase, which translates into the protein MQDLIDKIRRRDARCGVIGLGYVGLPLALELARAGFKVTGIDLDERKIKAITEGRSYIVDTKDEEIREQVSAGRFRATSDFSIISELDTVNICVPTPLRKTKDPDLTYVVSAVNEIKQHLRRGQLVILESTTYPGTTDEVVRPVLESGGLEAGKDFALAFSPERIDPGNKQFNTKNIPKVVGGHTPTCTAAAKALYEASVDTVIPVSSTQVAEMVKLLENTFRSVNIGLVNEIAMMCGALKINVWEVIDAAKTKPFGFMPFYPGPGLGGHCIPIDPFYLSWKAKMNGFDARFIELAGAINEGMPRYVVEKITDALNQNAKSIRGSRIHVLGVAYKAGVNDIRESPALIVMRILADKGAKLSYSDPYIPTIREEGFDLDAVELTNGYLGNVDCVVILTDHKEIDYGEVVKTAPLVVDTRNALKGREANHIVRL